One segment of Massilia sp. Se16.2.3 DNA contains the following:
- a CDS encoding response regulator, with amino-acid sequence MRVLVVEDDQLVASGIVAGLRLSGIDADHVINASLADAAVQTGRFDVIILDLGLPDSDGVALLRRWRANGKDWPVLVLTARDGIQDKVGGLRAGADDYLVKPFDLEELTARLHALQRRSAGRSVDKIEHGALSFDPATCEVRLHGKPVELSRRELALLETLLNSGSRILSTDQVKDSLYGLGECVESNALNVHIHHLRRKLGQNIVETVRGLGYRLGEAGK; translated from the coding sequence ATGCGTGTGCTAGTGGTGGAGGACGACCAGCTCGTCGCCAGCGGGATCGTCGCCGGGCTGCGGCTGTCGGGAATCGATGCGGACCATGTCATCAATGCCTCGCTGGCCGATGCCGCGGTCCAGACGGGACGGTTCGACGTCATCATCCTGGATTTGGGGCTGCCCGATAGCGATGGTGTGGCCCTGCTCAGGCGCTGGCGCGCGAATGGAAAGGACTGGCCTGTACTGGTGTTGACCGCGCGTGACGGCATCCAAGACAAGGTAGGCGGACTGCGCGCGGGTGCGGACGACTACCTCGTCAAGCCATTCGACCTGGAGGAACTGACCGCGCGCCTGCATGCGCTGCAACGCCGCAGCGCAGGCCGCAGTGTCGATAAGATCGAACATGGTGCGCTCTCTTTCGACCCGGCCACTTGTGAAGTCAGGTTGCATGGCAAGCCGGTCGAGCTGTCGCGCCGCGAGCTGGCCCTGCTAGAGACGCTGCTCAACTCGGGTTCTAGGATCCTCAGCACGGACCAGGTCAAGGACAGCCTTTATGGACTTGGCGAATGTGTCGAGAGTAATGCCCTGAATGTGCACATCCATCACCTGCGCCGCAAGCTCGGGCAAAACATTGTCGAGACCGTGCGCGGACTCGGCTATCGGCTCGGCGAGGCCGGAAAATGA
- a CDS encoding ATP-binding protein, whose protein sequence is MKTLRLRLLFAIGASFALFWTLSSIWTLVDLRSEFRDALDERLAASARMVAALVVDTPALTSRPVAQRLAPSFIRTDGVACEIRLLRGGILGRTRNSPDLLGMTAPGFRTRTIDGVIWRSYTIEQNGVRITTADRTERRAQLFHNIAFATFVPFLIAMAATLIALWFAIRRCLRPLERIRSALAARAPDALQPLSVESLPGELAPLVSTVNTLLAQIERTIERERRFTGDAAHELRTPLTAVKTHLQVARLSGPGPDGRVALDRAEQGVLRLQSMIEQLLMLARVEGSVSFEEDDQLDARTVVEHVITQLPAASAQMIRIIDEGGADRTLRIPASLAMTALRNLLDNALRYGPADAPVVLRIHSAGQGVAFSVEDQGDGLSDADIARAGNRFWRKGGGQGSGLGLSIVRAIVSRYQGSWELTRGSGGGMIARLTLPAN, encoded by the coding sequence ATGAAAACGCTGCGCCTGCGCCTCCTGTTCGCCATCGGTGCCTCCTTTGCCCTGTTCTGGACACTGTCGTCGATCTGGACCCTGGTCGACCTGCGCTCGGAGTTCCGCGACGCGCTCGACGAACGCCTGGCCGCCTCGGCGCGCATGGTGGCGGCGCTCGTCGTCGACACGCCCGCGCTGACGTCACGCCCAGTTGCGCAGCGCCTTGCCCCCTCGTTCATCCGTACCGACGGCGTCGCATGCGAGATCAGGCTCCTGCGCGGTGGCATTCTCGGCCGTACTCGCAACAGTCCGGACCTTCTCGGCATGACCGCCCCGGGCTTTCGTACCCGGACCATCGATGGCGTAATCTGGCGTAGCTACACCATCGAACAGAACGGGGTGCGCATCACGACCGCCGACCGGACCGAGCGCCGGGCACAACTCTTCCACAACATCGCTTTTGCAACTTTCGTCCCCTTCCTGATCGCGATGGCTGCGACCCTGATTGCGTTGTGGTTTGCGATCCGGCGCTGCCTTAGGCCGCTGGAACGCATCCGCAGCGCGCTTGCCGCCCGCGCGCCGGACGCCCTTCAGCCTCTTTCCGTCGAAAGCCTTCCCGGCGAGCTGGCTCCGCTGGTCTCGACCGTCAATACACTGCTCGCGCAGATCGAACGCACGATTGAACGCGAGCGGCGCTTCACCGGCGACGCAGCCCACGAACTACGCACGCCGCTGACCGCGGTCAAGACCCACCTGCAAGTCGCGCGCTTGAGCGGGCCGGGCCCGGACGGCCGCGTCGCCCTCGACCGTGCCGAACAGGGCGTGCTGCGCCTGCAGAGCATGATCGAGCAGCTCCTGATGCTGGCCCGGGTCGAAGGCTCGGTATCGTTCGAGGAAGACGACCAGCTGGACGCACGCACCGTGGTCGAGCATGTGATTACCCAGCTGCCCGCGGCGAGCGCACAGATGATCCGCATCATCGACGAGGGCGGCGCCGACCGCACCTTGCGCATCCCGGCTTCGCTTGCGATGACGGCGCTGCGCAACCTGCTCGACAACGCGCTGCGCTACGGCCCAGCGGACGCGCCAGTGGTGCTGCGCATCCACTCGGCCGGCCAGGGTGTCGCTTTTTCGGTGGAGGACCAGGGCGATGGACTGAGCGACGCCGATATCGCCCGAGCCGGCAACCGGTTCTGGCGCAAGGGCGGTGGACAGGGCAGCGGCCTCGGGCTGTCGATCGTGCGCGCGATCGTTTCGCGCTACCAGGGTTCATGGGAACTGACGCGTGGAAGCGGCGGCGGAATGATTGCCAGGCTTACGCTTCCGGCGAATTGA